One part of the Denticeps clupeoides chromosome 8, fDenClu1.1, whole genome shotgun sequence genome encodes these proteins:
- the hells gene encoding lymphoid-specific helicase isoform X1 produces MSQSKGGARRRRRPAVARCMKEEGRSVSPQCPKPNESEEPEGTMLQESQAEVMDNVITKEMEEEEKHLQEEGERKEQEMMEQARQSFPQDSMDMRFKRLQHLLKKSNIYSKFLLTKMEQQQKEEKAKKERMEKKAPKENVGDKKGDKVERKKRGREDDYKIADVMSKEEIMSKAKKGKFEEQEAGPSSKKLEAEDIEKLSDTNEDIKSRLSEAVRENAKHMVDPHRKINGQPVPAQQPHLFTGGVMRWYQVEGTEWLRMLWENGINGILADEMGLGKTVQVIGHIAMMLEKKVLGPYLVVGPLSTLPNWISEFKRFTPDVSVVLYHGNIMERHNLIKKLRKPRGPLQMCPVVVTSFEIAMRDRKKLQMFHWRFLIVDEGHRIKNMNCRLVRELKSLQTDNKLLLTGTPLQNNLAELWSLLNFLLPDVFDDLKSFESWFDINSFSSDAENIITSKREQEILHMLHQILTPFLLRRLKSDVTLEVPPKKEIVIYAPLTPLQEALYKAIADRSIANMLGQDKKDSVDTVALSSTGRPRRRTRRTVDYSEVSAGTASDLEKCIDKLQKEMDLSPSEMENVLLPQDSQINLKLQNILMMLKRCCNHAYLIQYPLNPATGEFRIDEELVKASGKFLVLDRMLPELKKRGHKVLIFSQMTSLLDILMDYCYLRDYKYSRLDGKMKIAERDENIRKFSEDPEIFLFLLSTRAGGLGINLTAADTVIIYDSDWNPQADLQAQDRCHRIGQTKPVLVYRLITANTIDQNILERASAKRKLEKMVIHKKKFKGGAAELKQDKNALDASELLELLKSRDYERAVKNTKGKVISDKDLEFLLDRSDLMDKAKKKRRKQQQEKDGVFRVIETEQGSEISLS; encoded by the exons CATGAAGGAAGAGGGCCGAAGCGTCTCCCCTCAGTGTCCCAAACCCAACGAGTCGGAGGAACCGGAGGGAACCATGCTGCAGGAGAGCCAGGCAGAAG TGATGGATAATGTGATCACAAAGGAAatggaagaagaggagaagcATTTGCAGGAGGAAGGGGAGAGAAAGGAGCAGGAGATGATGGAGCAG GCCAGACAGTCATTTCCCCAAGATTCAATGGACATGCGCTTTAAAAGACTTCAACACCTACTGAAGAAAAGCAACATCTATTCAAAGTTCCTGCTCACCAAGATGGAGCAGCAGCaaaaagag GAGAAAGCGAAAAAGGAGCGAATGGAGAAGAAGGCTCCGAAAGAAAAT GTCGGCGATAAAAAGGGTGATAAAG TTGAACGAAAAAAGCGAGGAAGAGAGGATGACTACAAAATTGCAGACGTCATGTCCAAAGAG GAAATCATGTCCAAGGCTAAGAAGGGTAAATTTGAGGAG CAGGAAGCGGGTCCTTCTAGTAAGAAACTGGAGGCTGAGGACATCGAGAAGCTGAGCGACACCAACGAAGACATCAAGAGCCGTCTGTCTGAGGCGGTGCGGGAGAACGCAAAGCACATGGTGGATCCACACCGGAAGATCAACGGGCAACCGGTGCCAGCCCAGCAGCCCCACCTCTTCACGGGAGGAGTCATGAGGTGGTACCAGGTGGAAGGCACCGAGTGGCTTCGG ATGCTGTGGGAGAACGGTATTAATGGCATACTGGCCGATGAGATGGGCCTGGGAAAGACAGTCCAGGTCATAGGACACATTGCCATGATGCTGGAGAAGAAGGTTCTTGGTCCTTACCTGGTGGTAGGACCTCTGTCCACTCTGCCAAACTGGATATCGGAGTTCAAACGTTTCACTCCAGAT GTGTCTGTGGTCCTTTACCATGGGAATATAATGGAGCGCCATAATCTAATAAAGAAGCTGCGTAAACCCCGGGGCCCCTTGCAGATGTGTCCTGTTGTTGTCACTTCCTTTGAGATTGCCATGAGGGACAGGAAGAAGCTCCAG ATGTTCCACTGGAGGTTCCTGATCGTGGATGAAGGCCACAGAATAAAGAACATGAATTGCCGACTGGTGAGGGAACTGAAGAGTCTGCAGACTGACAACAAGCTGCTGCTGACTGGAACACCACTTCAGAACAACCTGGCTGAGCTGTGGTCCCTGCTGAACTTCCTCTTGCCTGACGTCTTTGATGACCTGAAAAG CTTCGAGTCGTGGTTTGACATCAACTCCTTTAGCTCAGATGCTGAGAACATCATAACAAGCAAGCGGGAGCAGGAGATTTTACACATGCTGCACCAG ATATTGACTCCATTCCTGCTGAGGCGCCTGAAGTCCGACGTGACGCTGGAGGTCCCACCCAAGAAGGAAATTGTGATTTATGCCCCCCTCACACCACTACAGGAAGCATTGTACAAAGCTATCGCTGACAGATCTATTGCCAATATGTTGGGGCAGGACAAG aAGGATTCAGTGGATACGGTGGCTCTAAGTTCCACTGGTCGACCCAGACGCAGGACCAGGAGGACTGTGGATTACTCTGAGGTCTCTGCTGGTACAGCCAGTGACTTGGAGAAATGCATAGACAAACTTCAGAAGGAAATGGATCTGAG TCCTTCAGAAATGGAGAATGTGCTATTGCCTCAGGATTCTCAAATCAATCTGAAGCTGCAGAACATCCTGATGATGCTCAAACGATGCTGTAACCATGCCTACCTCATCCAGTATCCGCTGAACCCCGCTACCGGGGAGTTTCGG ATTGATGAAGAGCTGGTGAAGGCCTCTGGGAAATTCCTTGTTTTGGACCGAATGCTTCCTGAGCTGAAGAAGAGAGGCCACAAG GTACTGATTTTTAGCCAGATGACATCTCTCTTGGACATTCTCATGGACTACTGTTATCTCCGGGATTACAAGTACAGCCGGTTGGATGGTAAAATGAAGATTGCTGAGAGGGATGAGAAC ATAAGGAAGTTCTCAGAGGACCCAGAAATTTTCCTCTTCCTGCTAAGCACACGAGCGGGTGGGCTGGGAATCAATCTCACCGCTGCTGACACGGTCATCATTTATGACAGTGACTGG AATCCCCAGGCGGACCTGCAGGCCCAAGATCGCTGTCACCGGATTGGCCAGACCAAGCCTGTGCTTGTATACAGACTGATCACAGCCAACACCATAGACCAGAACATCCTGGAGCGAGCTTCTGCCAAACGGAAGCTGGAGAAAATGGTCATTCATAAGA AAAAGTTTAAAGGTGGCGCAGCAGAACTCAAACAGGATAAGAATGCTCTGGATGCATCTGAGCTCCTGGAGTTACTGAAGTCCAGAGATTATGAGcg tGCAGTGAAAAACACTAAAGGAAAAGTTATCAGCGATAAAGACCTGGAGTTCCTGTTGGACCGCAGTGATTTGATGG ACAAGgccaagaagaagaggaggaagcagcagcaggagaaggaCGGGGTGTTCCGAGTGATTGAAACCGAGCAGGGCTCCGAGATCAGCCTCAGCTGA
- the hells gene encoding lymphoid-specific helicase isoform X2, with the protein MSQSKGGARRRRRPAVARCMKEEGRSVSPQCPKPNESEEPEGTMLQESQAEVMDNVITKEMEEEEKHLQEEGERKEQEMMEQARQSFPQDSMDMRFKRLQHLLKKSNIYSKFLLTKMEQQQKEEKAKKERMEKKAPKENVGDKKGDKVERKKRGREDDYKIADVMSKEEIMSKAKKGKFEEEAGPSSKKLEAEDIEKLSDTNEDIKSRLSEAVRENAKHMVDPHRKINGQPVPAQQPHLFTGGVMRWYQVEGTEWLRMLWENGINGILADEMGLGKTVQVIGHIAMMLEKKVLGPYLVVGPLSTLPNWISEFKRFTPDVSVVLYHGNIMERHNLIKKLRKPRGPLQMCPVVVTSFEIAMRDRKKLQMFHWRFLIVDEGHRIKNMNCRLVRELKSLQTDNKLLLTGTPLQNNLAELWSLLNFLLPDVFDDLKSFESWFDINSFSSDAENIITSKREQEILHMLHQILTPFLLRRLKSDVTLEVPPKKEIVIYAPLTPLQEALYKAIADRSIANMLGQDKKDSVDTVALSSTGRPRRRTRRTVDYSEVSAGTASDLEKCIDKLQKEMDLSPSEMENVLLPQDSQINLKLQNILMMLKRCCNHAYLIQYPLNPATGEFRIDEELVKASGKFLVLDRMLPELKKRGHKVLIFSQMTSLLDILMDYCYLRDYKYSRLDGKMKIAERDENIRKFSEDPEIFLFLLSTRAGGLGINLTAADTVIIYDSDWNPQADLQAQDRCHRIGQTKPVLVYRLITANTIDQNILERASAKRKLEKMVIHKKKFKGGAAELKQDKNALDASELLELLKSRDYERAVKNTKGKVISDKDLEFLLDRSDLMDKAKKKRRKQQQEKDGVFRVIETEQGSEISLS; encoded by the exons CATGAAGGAAGAGGGCCGAAGCGTCTCCCCTCAGTGTCCCAAACCCAACGAGTCGGAGGAACCGGAGGGAACCATGCTGCAGGAGAGCCAGGCAGAAG TGATGGATAATGTGATCACAAAGGAAatggaagaagaggagaagcATTTGCAGGAGGAAGGGGAGAGAAAGGAGCAGGAGATGATGGAGCAG GCCAGACAGTCATTTCCCCAAGATTCAATGGACATGCGCTTTAAAAGACTTCAACACCTACTGAAGAAAAGCAACATCTATTCAAAGTTCCTGCTCACCAAGATGGAGCAGCAGCaaaaagag GAGAAAGCGAAAAAGGAGCGAATGGAGAAGAAGGCTCCGAAAGAAAAT GTCGGCGATAAAAAGGGTGATAAAG TTGAACGAAAAAAGCGAGGAAGAGAGGATGACTACAAAATTGCAGACGTCATGTCCAAAGAG GAAATCATGTCCAAGGCTAAGAAGGGTAAATTTGAGGAG GAAGCGGGTCCTTCTAGTAAGAAACTGGAGGCTGAGGACATCGAGAAGCTGAGCGACACCAACGAAGACATCAAGAGCCGTCTGTCTGAGGCGGTGCGGGAGAACGCAAAGCACATGGTGGATCCACACCGGAAGATCAACGGGCAACCGGTGCCAGCCCAGCAGCCCCACCTCTTCACGGGAGGAGTCATGAGGTGGTACCAGGTGGAAGGCACCGAGTGGCTTCGG ATGCTGTGGGAGAACGGTATTAATGGCATACTGGCCGATGAGATGGGCCTGGGAAAGACAGTCCAGGTCATAGGACACATTGCCATGATGCTGGAGAAGAAGGTTCTTGGTCCTTACCTGGTGGTAGGACCTCTGTCCACTCTGCCAAACTGGATATCGGAGTTCAAACGTTTCACTCCAGAT GTGTCTGTGGTCCTTTACCATGGGAATATAATGGAGCGCCATAATCTAATAAAGAAGCTGCGTAAACCCCGGGGCCCCTTGCAGATGTGTCCTGTTGTTGTCACTTCCTTTGAGATTGCCATGAGGGACAGGAAGAAGCTCCAG ATGTTCCACTGGAGGTTCCTGATCGTGGATGAAGGCCACAGAATAAAGAACATGAATTGCCGACTGGTGAGGGAACTGAAGAGTCTGCAGACTGACAACAAGCTGCTGCTGACTGGAACACCACTTCAGAACAACCTGGCTGAGCTGTGGTCCCTGCTGAACTTCCTCTTGCCTGACGTCTTTGATGACCTGAAAAG CTTCGAGTCGTGGTTTGACATCAACTCCTTTAGCTCAGATGCTGAGAACATCATAACAAGCAAGCGGGAGCAGGAGATTTTACACATGCTGCACCAG ATATTGACTCCATTCCTGCTGAGGCGCCTGAAGTCCGACGTGACGCTGGAGGTCCCACCCAAGAAGGAAATTGTGATTTATGCCCCCCTCACACCACTACAGGAAGCATTGTACAAAGCTATCGCTGACAGATCTATTGCCAATATGTTGGGGCAGGACAAG aAGGATTCAGTGGATACGGTGGCTCTAAGTTCCACTGGTCGACCCAGACGCAGGACCAGGAGGACTGTGGATTACTCTGAGGTCTCTGCTGGTACAGCCAGTGACTTGGAGAAATGCATAGACAAACTTCAGAAGGAAATGGATCTGAG TCCTTCAGAAATGGAGAATGTGCTATTGCCTCAGGATTCTCAAATCAATCTGAAGCTGCAGAACATCCTGATGATGCTCAAACGATGCTGTAACCATGCCTACCTCATCCAGTATCCGCTGAACCCCGCTACCGGGGAGTTTCGG ATTGATGAAGAGCTGGTGAAGGCCTCTGGGAAATTCCTTGTTTTGGACCGAATGCTTCCTGAGCTGAAGAAGAGAGGCCACAAG GTACTGATTTTTAGCCAGATGACATCTCTCTTGGACATTCTCATGGACTACTGTTATCTCCGGGATTACAAGTACAGCCGGTTGGATGGTAAAATGAAGATTGCTGAGAGGGATGAGAAC ATAAGGAAGTTCTCAGAGGACCCAGAAATTTTCCTCTTCCTGCTAAGCACACGAGCGGGTGGGCTGGGAATCAATCTCACCGCTGCTGACACGGTCATCATTTATGACAGTGACTGG AATCCCCAGGCGGACCTGCAGGCCCAAGATCGCTGTCACCGGATTGGCCAGACCAAGCCTGTGCTTGTATACAGACTGATCACAGCCAACACCATAGACCAGAACATCCTGGAGCGAGCTTCTGCCAAACGGAAGCTGGAGAAAATGGTCATTCATAAGA AAAAGTTTAAAGGTGGCGCAGCAGAACTCAAACAGGATAAGAATGCTCTGGATGCATCTGAGCTCCTGGAGTTACTGAAGTCCAGAGATTATGAGcg tGCAGTGAAAAACACTAAAGGAAAAGTTATCAGCGATAAAGACCTGGAGTTCCTGTTGGACCGCAGTGATTTGATGG ACAAGgccaagaagaagaggaggaagcagcagcaggagaaggaCGGGGTGTTCCGAGTGATTGAAACCGAGCAGGGCTCCGAGATCAGCCTCAGCTGA
- the hells gene encoding lymphoid-specific helicase isoform X3: MKEEGRSVSPQCPKPNESEEPEGTMLQESQAEVMDNVITKEMEEEEKHLQEEGERKEQEMMEQARQSFPQDSMDMRFKRLQHLLKKSNIYSKFLLTKMEQQQKEEKAKKERMEKKAPKENVGDKKGDKVERKKRGREDDYKIADVMSKEEIMSKAKKGKFEEQEAGPSSKKLEAEDIEKLSDTNEDIKSRLSEAVRENAKHMVDPHRKINGQPVPAQQPHLFTGGVMRWYQVEGTEWLRMLWENGINGILADEMGLGKTVQVIGHIAMMLEKKVLGPYLVVGPLSTLPNWISEFKRFTPDVSVVLYHGNIMERHNLIKKLRKPRGPLQMCPVVVTSFEIAMRDRKKLQMFHWRFLIVDEGHRIKNMNCRLVRELKSLQTDNKLLLTGTPLQNNLAELWSLLNFLLPDVFDDLKSFESWFDINSFSSDAENIITSKREQEILHMLHQILTPFLLRRLKSDVTLEVPPKKEIVIYAPLTPLQEALYKAIADRSIANMLGQDKKDSVDTVALSSTGRPRRRTRRTVDYSEVSAGTASDLEKCIDKLQKEMDLSPSEMENVLLPQDSQINLKLQNILMMLKRCCNHAYLIQYPLNPATGEFRIDEELVKASGKFLVLDRMLPELKKRGHKVLIFSQMTSLLDILMDYCYLRDYKYSRLDGKMKIAERDENIRKFSEDPEIFLFLLSTRAGGLGINLTAADTVIIYDSDWNPQADLQAQDRCHRIGQTKPVLVYRLITANTIDQNILERASAKRKLEKMVIHKKKFKGGAAELKQDKNALDASELLELLKSRDYERAVKNTKGKVISDKDLEFLLDRSDLMDKAKKKRRKQQQEKDGVFRVIETEQGSEISLS, translated from the exons ATGAAGGAAGAGGGCCGAAGCGTCTCCCCTCAGTGTCCCAAACCCAACGAGTCGGAGGAACCGGAGGGAACCATGCTGCAGGAGAGCCAGGCAGAAG TGATGGATAATGTGATCACAAAGGAAatggaagaagaggagaagcATTTGCAGGAGGAAGGGGAGAGAAAGGAGCAGGAGATGATGGAGCAG GCCAGACAGTCATTTCCCCAAGATTCAATGGACATGCGCTTTAAAAGACTTCAACACCTACTGAAGAAAAGCAACATCTATTCAAAGTTCCTGCTCACCAAGATGGAGCAGCAGCaaaaagag GAGAAAGCGAAAAAGGAGCGAATGGAGAAGAAGGCTCCGAAAGAAAAT GTCGGCGATAAAAAGGGTGATAAAG TTGAACGAAAAAAGCGAGGAAGAGAGGATGACTACAAAATTGCAGACGTCATGTCCAAAGAG GAAATCATGTCCAAGGCTAAGAAGGGTAAATTTGAGGAG CAGGAAGCGGGTCCTTCTAGTAAGAAACTGGAGGCTGAGGACATCGAGAAGCTGAGCGACACCAACGAAGACATCAAGAGCCGTCTGTCTGAGGCGGTGCGGGAGAACGCAAAGCACATGGTGGATCCACACCGGAAGATCAACGGGCAACCGGTGCCAGCCCAGCAGCCCCACCTCTTCACGGGAGGAGTCATGAGGTGGTACCAGGTGGAAGGCACCGAGTGGCTTCGG ATGCTGTGGGAGAACGGTATTAATGGCATACTGGCCGATGAGATGGGCCTGGGAAAGACAGTCCAGGTCATAGGACACATTGCCATGATGCTGGAGAAGAAGGTTCTTGGTCCTTACCTGGTGGTAGGACCTCTGTCCACTCTGCCAAACTGGATATCGGAGTTCAAACGTTTCACTCCAGAT GTGTCTGTGGTCCTTTACCATGGGAATATAATGGAGCGCCATAATCTAATAAAGAAGCTGCGTAAACCCCGGGGCCCCTTGCAGATGTGTCCTGTTGTTGTCACTTCCTTTGAGATTGCCATGAGGGACAGGAAGAAGCTCCAG ATGTTCCACTGGAGGTTCCTGATCGTGGATGAAGGCCACAGAATAAAGAACATGAATTGCCGACTGGTGAGGGAACTGAAGAGTCTGCAGACTGACAACAAGCTGCTGCTGACTGGAACACCACTTCAGAACAACCTGGCTGAGCTGTGGTCCCTGCTGAACTTCCTCTTGCCTGACGTCTTTGATGACCTGAAAAG CTTCGAGTCGTGGTTTGACATCAACTCCTTTAGCTCAGATGCTGAGAACATCATAACAAGCAAGCGGGAGCAGGAGATTTTACACATGCTGCACCAG ATATTGACTCCATTCCTGCTGAGGCGCCTGAAGTCCGACGTGACGCTGGAGGTCCCACCCAAGAAGGAAATTGTGATTTATGCCCCCCTCACACCACTACAGGAAGCATTGTACAAAGCTATCGCTGACAGATCTATTGCCAATATGTTGGGGCAGGACAAG aAGGATTCAGTGGATACGGTGGCTCTAAGTTCCACTGGTCGACCCAGACGCAGGACCAGGAGGACTGTGGATTACTCTGAGGTCTCTGCTGGTACAGCCAGTGACTTGGAGAAATGCATAGACAAACTTCAGAAGGAAATGGATCTGAG TCCTTCAGAAATGGAGAATGTGCTATTGCCTCAGGATTCTCAAATCAATCTGAAGCTGCAGAACATCCTGATGATGCTCAAACGATGCTGTAACCATGCCTACCTCATCCAGTATCCGCTGAACCCCGCTACCGGGGAGTTTCGG ATTGATGAAGAGCTGGTGAAGGCCTCTGGGAAATTCCTTGTTTTGGACCGAATGCTTCCTGAGCTGAAGAAGAGAGGCCACAAG GTACTGATTTTTAGCCAGATGACATCTCTCTTGGACATTCTCATGGACTACTGTTATCTCCGGGATTACAAGTACAGCCGGTTGGATGGTAAAATGAAGATTGCTGAGAGGGATGAGAAC ATAAGGAAGTTCTCAGAGGACCCAGAAATTTTCCTCTTCCTGCTAAGCACACGAGCGGGTGGGCTGGGAATCAATCTCACCGCTGCTGACACGGTCATCATTTATGACAGTGACTGG AATCCCCAGGCGGACCTGCAGGCCCAAGATCGCTGTCACCGGATTGGCCAGACCAAGCCTGTGCTTGTATACAGACTGATCACAGCCAACACCATAGACCAGAACATCCTGGAGCGAGCTTCTGCCAAACGGAAGCTGGAGAAAATGGTCATTCATAAGA AAAAGTTTAAAGGTGGCGCAGCAGAACTCAAACAGGATAAGAATGCTCTGGATGCATCTGAGCTCCTGGAGTTACTGAAGTCCAGAGATTATGAGcg tGCAGTGAAAAACACTAAAGGAAAAGTTATCAGCGATAAAGACCTGGAGTTCCTGTTGGACCGCAGTGATTTGATGG ACAAGgccaagaagaagaggaggaagcagcagcaggagaaggaCGGGGTGTTCCGAGTGATTGAAACCGAGCAGGGCTCCGAGATCAGCCTCAGCTGA
- the vax1 gene encoding ventral anterior homeobox 1, which translates to MRMDVRYNQDTESGMMLKNGLKEGKDGKDSQGNLSKTFLKDQQESGATEGCEKSQGSAGDPDYCRRILVRDAKGSIREIILPKGLDLDRPKRTRTSFTAEQLYRLEMEFQRCQYVVGRERTELARQLNLSETQVKVWFQNRRTKQKKDQGKDSELRSVVSETAATCSVLRLLEQGRLLTPPGLPGLLPHCGSALRGPSMALTATSSSSSTPNGSGSSASSSTGSSSSASSTGVAGSSPTQPAVTGSGTSLAGLQGSTAGGSHPHPHHGLFGFPMPALLGSVATRISTSPLAMAGSLAGNLQELSARYLSSSAFEPYSRTNGKEAMDKKTLE; encoded by the exons ATGAGAATGGACGTCCGGTACAATCAAGACACTGAGTCGGGGATGATGCTGAAGAATGGGCTGAAGGAGGGCAAGGACGGCAAGGACTCCCAGGGAAACCTTTCCAAAACGTTCCTGAAGGATCAGCAGGAGTCGGGGGCGACGGAGGGCTGTGAAAAAAGTCAGGGCAGCGCAGGAGACCCGGACTACTGCAGGAGAATCCTGGTGCGAG ATGCCAAAGGGTCCATCAGAGAGATCATTCTGCCGAAGGGGCTGGATCTGGACCGACCCAAACGCACCAGGACCTCCTTCACGGCAGAGCAGCTCTATCGCCTGGAGATGGAGTTCCAGAGGTGTCAGTATGTCGTGGGCAGAGAGCGAACCGAACTGGCCCGTCAGCTCAACCTGTCTGAAACtcag GTAAAagtctggttccagaaccggcgCACCAAGCAGAAGAAGGACCAGGGCAAGGACTCGGAGCTGCGTTCGGTGGTCTCGGAGACGGCAGCCACCTGCAGCGTGCTGCGCCTGCTGGAGCAGGGCCGCCTGTTAACTCCGCCCGGCCTGCCGGGCCTGCTGCCCCACTGCGGCTCGGCCCTGCGCGGGCCCTCCATGGCCCTCACCGCCACCTCCAGCAGCTCTTCCACCCCCAACGGCAGCGGGAGCAGCGCCAGCAGCAGCactggcagcagcagcagcgccagcagcaCCGGGGTGGCGGGGAGCAGCCCGACCCAGCCCGCCGTCACCGGCTCAGGGACGTCGCTCGCGGGCCTCCAGGGCTCCACGGCCGGCGGCTCGCACCCACACCCCCATCACGGGCTGTTCGGCTTCCCCATGCCTGCGCTGCTGGGCTCGGTGGCCACGCGCATCTCCACCAGCCCTCTCGCCATGGCCGGCTCCCTGGCCGGAAACCTGCAGGAACTCTCGGCGCGCTACCTGAGCTCCTCCGCGTTCGAGCCTTACTCTCGAACCAATGGCAAAGAGGCCATGGACAAAAAGACCTTGGAATGA